The following coding sequences lie in one Vanacampus margaritifer isolate UIUO_Vmar chromosome 16, RoL_Vmar_1.0, whole genome shotgun sequence genomic window:
- the LOC144036793 gene encoding homeodomain-interacting protein kinase 2-like: MDNSPNETVYCLCPGARFQSPFSGYKVLSVMGEGTFGKVAKCRKTDTNKTVAVKMIRDRGNFAVQARFEIEALQKIQMLENYTSHLVQWMSTFSYMGYICLEFEYLDKSLFDFMKERHFKPLQVKEIRPIVHQLARALEHLKCGRMIHADLKLENIMFINHRQQPYRVKVIDFGLTHDAADARPGSYIQSRPYRSPEILVGAPYNEAIDIWSMGCVTAFLYMGTLIFPGKNDYEMIRCITETRGAFPDSLLVSGKKTEHFFHQESETSMWSLKTSETYQQETGIAVRTAKTEKLSSLDHLLQLQQFQWCYTKHPLDQVVYAADKLMFVDMLKGMFHMDASMRMTPHQVLEHQFVSMSHLWPHFAISRHVRFCCGIMAACDSKDPRGKKTKVSPQNPASRGWRKNQSRPKKKVKDGEEEEAGSLPKKPKTSDAGSQPSFVSDHRYVKRLADSAQPVQPPSKVSKNARQHLDVHAASETKSRAWLRKDTRRVEALEQDQSRTSTLTYPNFNP, from the exons ATGGACAACTCCCCCAACGAAACCGTCTACTGCCTGTGCCCGGGAGCCAGGTTTCAATCGCCATTTTCCGGCTACAAGGTGCTCTCCGTTATGGGCGAGGGTACCTTTGGCAAAGTGGCCAAATGTCGCAAGACGGACACCAACAAGACAGTGGCGGTGAAGATGATCAGGGACCGGGGAAACTTTGCTGTGCAGGCCAGGTTTGAG ATTGAGGCACTACAGAAAATCCAAATGCTGGAAAACTACACGAGTCACTTGGTCCAATGGATGAGCACTTTCAGCTACATGGGCTACATTTGCTTGGAATTTGAATACCTGGATAAGAGTCTATTCGACTTCATGAAGGAGCGACATTTCAAGCCTCTTCAAGTCAAGGAGATCCGACCCATCGTCCACCAG CTCGCCAGGGCTCTGGAGCACCTTAAGTGTGGGCGGATGATCCACGCCGACCTCAAGTTGGAGAACATCATGTTCATCAACCACCGGCAGCAGCCCTACCGCGTCAAAGTCATCGACTTTGGCCTGACACACGACGCTGCAGATGCCAGACCGGGCTCATACATTCAGAGTCGCCCCTATCg GTCTCCGGAGATTTTGGTGGGGGCGCCGTACAATGAGGCAATTGACATTTGGTCCATGGGCTGTGTGACTGCTTTTTTGTACATGGGTACGCTGATTTTCCCTGGCAAGAATGACTACGAAATG ATAAGGTGCATCACAGAGACTCGAGGAGCCTTTCCAGACAGCCTTCTGGTCTCTGGCAAAAAGACTGAACACTTTTTCCACCAGGAAAGTGAAACCAGTATGTGGAGTCTCAAG ACATCTGAAACTTATCAGCAAGAAACCGGAATAGCAGTCAGGACGGCCAAGACAGAGAAGTTGAGCTCTCTTGACCACCTTCTACAA CTCCAGCAGTTCCAATGGTGTTATACCAAACACCCCTTGGACCAGGTCGTGTATGCGGCTGATAAGCTGATGTTTGTGGACATGCTGAAGGGGATGTTCCACATGGACGCGTCCATGCGTATGACGCCCCACCAGGTGCTGGAGCATCAGTTTGTCAGCATGAGCCACCTATGGCCTCACTTTGCCATCAGCCGACA TGTTAGGTTTTGCTGCGGGATAATGGCTGCCTGTGATAGCAAAGATCCTCGTGGTAAAAAGACTAAAGTCTCACCGCAGAATCCGGCCAGTCGTGGCTGGCGCAAAAACCAGTCCAGACCGAAGAAGAAAGTTAAGGATGGTGAGGAGGAAGAAGCAGGTAGTCTTCCCAAAAAGCCAAAGACTTCAGATGCAGGGTCTCAGCCCAG TTTTGTGTCTGACCACCGCTATGTGAAACGTCTGGCGGACTCTGCACAACCAGTCCAACCTCCCTCCAAGGTCTCCAAGAATGCAAGGCAGCATCTGGACGTTCATGCGGCATCTGAAACTAAATCAAGGGCGTGGCTAAGGAAGGACACCCGGAGGGTTGAAGCCCTGGAACAGGACCAAAGTCGAACCTCCACACTAACCTATCCTAAttttaacccctaa
- the LOC144036728 gene encoding protein sprouty homolog 3, with the protein MDPAHSFRMELDGLDLQQVPVLSLDQIRAIRTHNDYVDRPVALELASQSGFFYTHDDRHPHGIYSQHPQPPRHAALPRSQSQQHTHMSRISRSSTVSSSMSRTSAGSDQRLLAGLTPSHSGLASVVRSQPKGELKHDTSLSKILAEDDLGRHQFICERCARCKCHECCAPRRLPSCWACGQRCLCSAESAMEYGTCLCCVKGLFYHCSAQDDDDNCADRPCSCGPGHALARWGTMSLLALCLPCLCCYPPARLCLALCRCAHDRATRPGCRCSNTNTVCRKISASNPNPSHSSMSKAVEKSL; encoded by the coding sequence ATGGACCCCGCTCATTCCTTTAGGATGGAGCTGGACGGGCTGGACCTCCAGCAGGTCCCGGTGCTGTCGCTCGACCAGATCCGTGCCATCCGGACCCATAACGACTACGTGGACCGGCCGGTGGCGCTGGAACTGGCGTCCCAGTCTGGATTTTTCTACACCCACGACGATCGACACCCGCATGGAATATACTCGCAGCACCCTCAGCCGCCCCGCCACGCCGCCCTGCCCCGCAGCCAAAGTCAGCAGCACACCCACATGTCCCGCATCAGCCGCTCCAGCACCGTGAGCTCCTCTATGTCCCGAACCAGCGCCGGCTCGGACCAGAGGCTGCTGGCGGGCTTGACGCCCTCGCACTCCGGCCTGGCCTCGGTTGTGCGCAGTCAACCGAAAGGGGAGCTCAAGCATGACACTTCCCTGAGCAAAATCCTGGCCGAAGACGACCTGGGCCGTCACCAGTTCATCTGCGAGCGCTGCGCTCGCTGCAAGTGCCACGAGTGCTGCGCTCCGCGCCGCCTGCCCTCCTGCTGGGCCTGCGGGCAGCGCTGCCTGTGTTCAGCTGAGAGTGCGATGGAGTATGGCACCTGCCTGTGTTGTGTCAAGGGCCTCTTCTACCACTGCTCAGCGCAAGACGACGACGACAACTGCGCTGACCGGCCCTGCTCCTGCGGCCCAGGCCACGCCCTGGCCCGCTGGGGCACCATGAGCCTCCTGGCTCTCTGCCTGCCCTGCCTCTGCTGCTACCCCCCTGCCCGGCTGTGCCTCGCCCTGTGCCGTTGCGCCCACGACCGGGCCACGCGACCCGGCTGCCGGTGTAGCAACACCAACACTGTGTGCCGCAAGATCTCCGCTTCGAACCCCAACCCGAGTCATTCCTCCATGAGCAAGGCTGTGGAGAAGTCACTATGA